The Selenomonadales bacterium genome segment ACGAAGAGTCGGTACAATGAAATTCTTCCTCTCAAGACTGCATGCGATATGTCTGGCCTTCCTGAAGGTGACGTGGTCGACGTGGTACTAACTGCAATAGGCGAAGCGGCTGAAGTCGCTAGTGCAAGCCGCTTGTTCACGCTAGTTGGACTCCTAGTGCCAAAACTGACTGAAAACGAAGCGTTAGAGGCACTTTCTTTCGGCCTTGATCTATTTGACCTTGTTCTAGAGGATACCGATGGCGATGGCCCGTGGTCGCCCAAGCTTGAACCTCCCACTGAGATTGAAGGATCAATCGCCGGTTATATTTGGGGCTGCCTCGCTGCGCCAAGGGCAAGTTTGCGTTGGGAGGCAGCTCATGTAGTCCGCGCGTTATGCACACTTGGCTGCGAAAAAGTTCTCCAACATCTTATCACGCTAGCGAACGGAGCATCATATGACGCTTTTTATGATGCCCGTCTTCATTTTTATAAATTGCACGCGCACCAATGGCTATTGATCGGATTGGCCCGTGCCGCGAAAGAACATCCGAATATTGTTGCCCCTCATGCTGACTTTTTAATTAAACTAGCGTTTGCTGAGGAGCCTCACGTCTTCATTCGAGAGTATGCAAAAAGGACAATCCTTGCTTTGTTGGATGCAGGATTTTTGGAATCACAGGCTGATTGTGAGCGTCAATATCAAATGTACCAAAAACGCTAATATTTTTTGTACCACCTTGGGCTAGATATTGCCAATATAATTCCCAGTGATTATTTACCAAATATGGATTTTCTGTTTTCCAATCTATAGCTTGGACCGTCCAGAGAGAATATCTCGCACTGGTGAGCCAGCCGATCAAGAATTGCTGCGGTTATGATGCTATCACCCAGAAACTCGCTCCATTCATCAAAGCCCTTGTTGCTAGTTAGTATTATTGAGGTTTTCAAATATAGCGCATTTACAAATTCATATAGCTTATTGGCTTCCTGCTTTGAGATGGGCAAAAAGCCCACCTCATCGAGGATAACCAAATCGCTGTTCTTTATTTTTCTAACCTTGCCTGCAGCCCTTTTACTTATCTCTGACGTTTTTAACATCCGCATCAACTGATCAAGACTAACGAACGAAACATTATAACCAGCCTCAATAGCTTTAAATCCAATACCAATGGAGAGTCTTGTCTTGCCCAGTCCTGTCGGCCCCAGGAACATGATATTATAAGCTTTCTCAAGCCAGGCTAGCTCTGATAACTGCTTAATATGCAGTTTGCTTATCCCTTTAAAACCCCGTCTTTCAAAGTCAAAGCTGTCCAGTCCCTCGATGTAGGGGAAGTCGGCTGCCTTAACTCTCTTGGCCTTAGCTCTTGCATTCCTGCTGTTGATTTCATGGTTTAATAGCTTGTCCAGCACCTCCAGGGGGGTCATATTATTAATAGCTGCATCGGCAACGATTGCCTCCAGTCCGGTAGAAGCTTCCGTAAGGCTAAGATGTCTTAGCATAGAAGCAACGGTTTTCAATTCAGCCATTTGTCATCACCTTCTTTCAGGCGCCTGATCATGTCCTGCAAATCCCTTTTGGCTACCTCTATCCCGGGGATACGGGTATTACCTGCAAAAGGTATAATTAAAGGGTCGACAGTGCATGCGGCTTCTTTTTCCACCTTGCTGAAGTGGATGACAGCATCCCTGAAATCAACTGCGCTTTTTAGTTCGTTAGTCAAGCAATATTGCAGTGCCGTTTCGACTGCCAAAGGGCTATATTCATCAATGATTTTTTCTATTAACATGAACTGATCCCGGGCATATCTTTTCTTTTCGTTATGTATGCTATCAAGGAATTTCGCGGCAGCCTCAGGGTGAGGGAATTTGACGATTAATGCTTCTTTCATCCCGGCAACCTTTATGTCCTTGTTTCGTAGATGGTCATTGTTTTGGATCAATCTGCCCTTTTTGTAGCATATCTTGTGCCTGGCCAGCAGTATGTCGCAATACCCGGCATATATTAAAAGTTCGTCTCCCACAATATCAAGCTGAACTTCTTTATGAGCACCAAAGCTGCCAATTGGAACTGAATATCTGTTGCCCTCATACATTACGGTATTGTCTTTTCTAATCTTTCGCAGTAGTATAGTAACATCTAAGTTATCTGTTTTATATGCCACCGGTGTGAGGTATCCACGTTCGATTTCGAATGCCTCTGCCGGTACTTTTTTTGTAACCGAGTGTTTTTTGGCATTACCGGTTCTGTGGAGCCATTTCTCAAATTCTTCATCCCAAATCCATTGTTCCGTATACTGTCTGTACCTAGCAAAGTTATATTTAAAGAATTTTACTACAGCCTCGATTCTTCCCTTGCTGGGAGGATCCCCCTTCCGGCATAGATAGATATCAAGCTTTTCGCTTTGCCTGAAGGTTTCAAACTCTTTGGTGTAGATGATATCGCCGTAGTTTTCGTTTACTGAAATCAGCCGGTCTTGATCAAATACAAGCTCTTTTGGTTTGCCTCCCATCCATTCAAAGCAGCTCTGAATTGCATTGACCATGTCTTGTGCTGCCGGTGGTTTTGAATACCAAACCCCGTATTTATATCTGGAATGTGAGAGTACAAAGCCGATGCAATAAAGTTTCTGGTAGCGTCTTGTCGCTATGTTCTCGACAGCTATGACCCCGATATCAACCTGCATCTGAAGACCCATGGGGGGATCCGGAATGGCTTGATATTCCCGGTCATCTTGTTCAGGTTTAATATCATAATCCATCCGCAGTTGCCGAACATATCTTCTTATACTGCTTTCTGCCAGGGTCAGATTGTATTTATCCTTTAACCAATCGTAAATCTGAGCTGCTGTTATTTCCTGGTATGTATTTAGCCAGGATAAAATTAGTCCTTTATGCTGCTCAAGGCTGGACTTTTTAGCCGGCTCAAGGATTGTTTCCTGAAATTCTTCCGGCAACATGTCCCAGTACTTCTTAACGGTGCTTCGGTGAATCTGTAAAATTCTTGAAACCTTTCTTTGTTTAAACCCCTGGCATTTCATTGCTTGAATCTTGCTGTACATGTGCCACCTCTTCCTCGTCAATTTACAACCCCCCATGATGTATTCTTTTTTGGTAATTCACCAATAAAGATATTACCATGGAAAGCCATATTTTTTGTTAGTACTTCCTATTTTTAGTGGCACACTTTTCGCTAGCGTTTTTGGTACACTTTATTTTATCATTTACAATGGAATATATCTTTAACTATGGGTATAGCACCTATCGGTTTTAATTGTGTTTCTACAAGATATTTAGTCCACTGATCAATCCCTGTCACTATTGTGATAATAAAAATATAGAACATTTTCTCCTCCTTATAAATTTAAATACAGATACCCCTTGATTTTATCTTTGAGGAAATAAATCAAGGGGTTAATAAATCATGTAGGCTTATATACTCCTGACTTTGGAAGAAAAACAACTAAAAATGAATAGGCAAACCTTTAAAACCTTGAATTCTCAATCGGATTCAAGGTTTTATTTTGGAAAAAATTAATTTAGTTATGTACACTTATAATCACTTATGATATACTATAAGTAAAAAGGTGTTGGAGGTGCCAGATGTATATCACAATCAGCGGAAAAGGAAGTCATCGTATTGTCCAGTTGCGTGATGATCGACGAGTTCCAGGCACAGATAAAAGAAAAGCGGTCATCGTAAAAAATTATGGTAACTATGAAAAGTTGCTGGCAGAAAACCCTCATATCATTGAGGAACTGAAAGAAGAAGCAAAACGCTTAACACGGGAAAAGAATGCTGAGTCTGCTCCAATTACCTTAACTGTTCCCACAAAAGAGATTACCTCCGCCGAAGACGTGACGTCTTCGTTCCGTTTCGGACACGCCTTGATTCAGCACCTCTGGAGAGAACTGAAACTGGAGAAGTTCTTTGAACGATATGCTGGAAAAAGAGATCCTGAAGAGCTAGTACAAAGCATCTTCTACCTCTTGGCCAGGAGATGTACGGATCCCAGCAGTATTTACAGCTGTTATCAAGAACAGAGCCAATATGCAGGTCATACGGAACAGACTTTGGATGCTCTCTATGGAGTTTTGGATATCCTAGCAGAGTCTAAAGAGGATCTCATTGAATTCCTGTCTGTTTTCTTCCAGAAGAAAACGAAACGAAAGAATGGTTGCGCCTATTACGATGTCACCACTCATTCCTTTGAGAGCACCAAATGTGGTGAACTGAGAATGTTTGGTTTTTCAAAATCCCATAAAAACAATGAAGTCCAAGTAGTTATGGGACTTCTTATTGATAACAACGGGATTCCTGTAACCTATGAACTTTTTCCTGGAAACACCATGGATCAGTCAACTTTAACGAAGTCAGTCGAAAGACTGAGGGAGTTGTATCGTTTAGAGAAGATCACAGTAGTCGCAGATAGAGGACTTAACAGTGGTACAAACTTAGGCTACCTATGTTCACAGGATCATAACTTTGTAATCAGCTATACGCTGAAACGATCCACGCAAGAGTTTAAAGAACTGGCCTTGAATCCCGATGGATGGAAAGTGACTTCTGAAAACGAAGAGAGCGGCGAAGTTCTGATCATGGAGAAAGTGGTGGAACAAACACTGGAATACAAGACAGAAGGTCTAGCGCTGGACGCACCGGAGGGTGCGGAAGAAGGCGTGAAAAAGAAGCGTGGACGACCTAAAAAGTATCAACACCATGTTGTTCCGGTGAAGATCCATCTGACATGGAGCGCCAAAAGAGCGTCGAAAGACCGCGGTGATCGGCAACGAATGCTTGAAAAACTGATGAAAAAAATGGATAAGCCTTATCAGCTGAAAGCAGCGGTGAAAAGAGGGGTAAACCAGTTCTTGGAGATGGAACTGGAGACAGAAAACTGGAAAATCAGCGAGGAGAAAATTAAAGAATCTGAAAAATATGATGGATATTATGCTATCATCACGAACAACCTAGAGTTATCAACCCTTGAAGTAGTTGAAATCTATCGTGGTTTGTGGAGAATCGAAGAGAGTTTCAGAATCATGAAGACAGATTTACAGGCAACTCCTGCTTTTGTTTGGACCGATAAACATATCGAAGGACACTTTGCATTGTGCTTTTTAGCCTTAACTACTATGAGATATCTGCAGTATAAGATTACAGATCACACTGGAGCGCAAGTATCCGCTGCAAATCTCATGGAAGCTTTGTCAGGACCTACCGTTATTACACAGGGGACTTATCCCAATATTACCGTAACCCCGATCAATATAAACCAGACATACCTGGACATCAGCAAGATCCTCGGCATGTCAGCACTTAGACAGAACATGACTTTGACTCAGTTTCGGAGTGCAACAAAATTGAATTTAGTGAAGAATCTAGAATAAGTGTACAAAAAAACCATTGGAAACAAGGCGCAAACCTTGTGTTTCCAACGGTTTTCTTAATATTAAGTTCTAAAGTCAGGAGATACCCCTTGATTTTATCTTTGAGGAAATAAATCAAGGGGTTAATAAATCATGTAGGCTTATATACTTTTTGTATTCATTATCCTCATTGCATTTAATATTGCGATTATTGCCACACCCATGTCAGCGAATACAGCTTCCCACATAGTTGCAACTCCCACCGCACCAAGTGCAAGGAATATGGCTTTAACCCCTAATGCAAACACAATGTTTTGCATCACAATTTTCCTAGTCCTTTTTGCTACTTTAATTGCAGTGACAATTTTTGATGGTTCATCCGTCATGATAACTATATCAGCTGCTTCAATTGCAGCATCAGACCCCAAGCCGCCCATTGCCATGCCAATATCAGCTCTCGCAAGTACTGGTGCATCATTGATACCATCTCCAACAAATACAATTTTCCCCTTATGAGATTTCTTAGCATCCAGATCCTCAATTTTTTCTACCTTGTCGGCCGGTAACAATTCAGTATACACCTTGTCAATTCCAAGTTGGGTTGCTATTTTTTCCCCAACTGCCTTCGAATCACCAGTAAGCATAACAGTATTTCTAACACCTAATGCCTTCAATCCTTTAATCGCATCAGCTGAATCTTCCTTCACTGCGTCAGAGATTACAATATTGCCTGCATATTTCTTGTCTACTGCAACATGTACTATTGTACCCAGAGTCTCAACTTCCTGATATTTAATGTTTTCTTTATTCATCAGTTTGCTATTTCCGGCAAGAATCTCTTTACCACCAACTTTAGCTAAAATCCCATGACCTGCAATTTCCTCATAGTCTTCAATTTTAGTGATATCGACATCTTTGTTATAGACTTTCAAAATGGATAGTGCAATTGGATGACTTGAGTGACTTTCAGCAAATGCTGCATATTCAATCAATTCCTCATTTGTAAAATCAATTTGAGAGTTGATATTCACAACTTCAAATACACCCTTTGTTAGCGTTCCCGTCTTATCGAAAACAACTGTTTCCACATTGTTCAACGCTTCAAGATAGTTACTGCCTTTTACTAATATACCTCTCTTCGATGCTCCACCAATCCCTCCGAAGAAGCCCAATGGTATTGAAATTACTAACGCACATGGACAAGATATAACTAAGAACACTAAGGCTCGATATATCCATGTAGAGAAAGTTGCACCGGGGATCACCAATGGAGGTATGATTGCTAAGGCTAATGCTCCAAAAACTACAATCGGAGTATAGGAACGCGCAAATTTTGTTATAAATTTTTCTGTAGGAGCTTTCTTACTGCTGGCATTCTGAACCAGATCCAAAATTTTAGATACAGTTGAATCACCAAAATCCTTTGTTACCTCTATTGTCAAAACGCCATTTTTATTAATGAATCCGCTCAATGCATCGTTTCCTGGCTCGAGTTCACGAGGAACAGATTCCCCTGTTAACGCTGCAGTGTCAACCATTGAGTTTCCTTCTATAACCTTGCCATCGAGGGGAACTTTTTCTCCTGGCTTAACA includes the following:
- the istB gene encoding IS21-like element helper ATPase IstB, whose product is MAELKTVASMLRHLSLTEASTGLEAIVADAAINNMTPLEVLDKLLNHEINSRNARAKAKRVKAADFPYIEGLDSFDFERRGFKGISKLHIKQLSELAWLEKAYNIMFLGPTGLGKTRLSIGIGFKAIEAGYNVSFVSLDQLMRMLKTSEISKRAAGKVRKIKNSDLVILDEVGFLPISKQEANKLYEFVNALYLKTSIILTSNKGFDEWSEFLGDSIITAAILDRLAHQCEIFSLDGPSYRLENRKSIFGK
- the cadA gene encoding cadmium-translocating P-type ATPase, with amino-acid sequence MLKKEIILEGLDCANCAAKIEDEVNKLNGVKAYMNFMNKTLTLETESEQEYKNTLQQVETIVHKHEPDVAVKEKSISKSNKKVLILEGLDCANCAAKIEAQTQSLEGVNSATVDFVTKKLTIEAVDKKEFGKILGEVTSIVSKLEPDVKIVDAEKKKVNKSIVMLEGLGCANCAAKMEKEISGLEGVEFAAVDFVSKKLTMEISPKVNRTELNEKIEGIVKKIEPDVKIVFEKDTSKANIKENNEEEEEGVNKKEIIRLVVGGAIFAVGIIFNFQNWLELTLFIISYIIVGGEVVLRAIKGIARGQVFSEHFLMSIATIGAFFIGEYPEGVAVMLFYLVGELFQDIAVGHSRKSISALMDIRPDYANLKVGDEIRKVSPKEVNIGDIIIVKPGEKVPLDGKVIEGNSMVDTAALTGESVPRELEPGNDALSGFINKNGVLTIEVTKDFGDSTVSKILDLVQNASSKKAPTEKFITKFARSYTPIVVFGALALAIIPPLVIPGATFSTWIYRALVFLVISCPCALVISIPLGFFGGIGGASKRGILVKGSNYLEALNNVETVVFDKTGTLTKGVFEVVNINSQIDFTNEELIEYAAFAESHSSHPIALSILKVYNKDVDITKIEDYEEIAGHGILAKVGGKEILAGNSKLMNKENIKYQEVETLGTIVHVAVDKKYAGNIVISDAVKEDSADAIKGLKALGVRNTVMLTGDSKAVGEKIATQLGIDKVYTELLPADKVEKIEDLDAKKSHKGKIVFVGDGINDAPVLARADIGMAMGGLGSDAAIEAADIVIMTDEPSKIVTAIKVAKRTRKIVMQNIVFALGVKAIFLALGAVGVATMWEAVFADMGVAIIAILNAMRIMNTKSI
- a CDS encoding IS1634 family transposase, whose protein sequence is MYITISGKGSHRIVQLRDDRRVPGTDKRKAVIVKNYGNYEKLLAENPHIIEELKEEAKRLTREKNAESAPITLTVPTKEITSAEDVTSSFRFGHALIQHLWRELKLEKFFERYAGKRDPEELVQSIFYLLARRCTDPSSIYSCYQEQSQYAGHTEQTLDALYGVLDILAESKEDLIEFLSVFFQKKTKRKNGCAYYDVTTHSFESTKCGELRMFGFSKSHKNNEVQVVMGLLIDNNGIPVTYELFPGNTMDQSTLTKSVERLRELYRLEKITVVADRGLNSGTNLGYLCSQDHNFVISYTLKRSTQEFKELALNPDGWKVTSENEESGEVLIMEKVVEQTLEYKTEGLALDAPEGAEEGVKKKRGRPKKYQHHVVPVKIHLTWSAKRASKDRGDRQRMLEKLMKKMDKPYQLKAAVKRGVNQFLEMELETENWKISEEKIKESEKYDGYYAIITNNLELSTLEVVEIYRGLWRIEESFRIMKTDLQATPAFVWTDKHIEGHFALCFLALTTMRYLQYKITDHTGAQVSAANLMEALSGPTVITQGTYPNITVTPININQTYLDISKILGMSALRQNMTLTQFRSATKLNLVKNLE
- a CDS encoding transposase, yielding MYSKIQAMKCQGFKQRKVSRILQIHRSTVKKYWDMLPEEFQETILEPAKKSSLEQHKGLILSWLNTYQEITAAQIYDWLKDKYNLTLAESSIRRYVRQLRMDYDIKPEQDDREYQAIPDPPMGLQMQVDIGVIAVENIATRRYQKLYCIGFVLSHSRYKYGVWYSKPPAAQDMVNAIQSCFEWMGGKPKELVFDQDRLISVNENYGDIIYTKEFETFRQSEKLDIYLCRKGDPPSKGRIEAVVKFFKYNFARYRQYTEQWIWDEEFEKWLHRTGNAKKHSVTKKVPAEAFEIERGYLTPVAYKTDNLDVTILLRKIRKDNTVMYEGNRYSVPIGSFGAHKEVQLDIVGDELLIYAGYCDILLARHKICYKKGRLIQNNDHLRNKDIKVAGMKEALIVKFPHPEAAAKFLDSIHNEKKRYARDQFMLIEKIIDEYSPLAVETALQYCLTNELKSAVDFRDAVIHFSKVEKEAACTVDPLIIPFAGNTRIPGIEVAKRDLQDMIRRLKEGDDKWLN